A window of the Planococcus citri chromosome 4, ihPlaCitr1.1, whole genome shotgun sequence genome harbors these coding sequences:
- the LOC135842393 gene encoding uncharacterized protein LOC135842393, with translation MMKITKISRVLHLHDHRRFYSRVLTRRILPFHYLIFEKTFGRDPESKPLLKSLINSIVREEDRITNIEKLSLLEKQLGFHLEAVQERESPELIKRFNIEIQVAQDENYDTRAVQSMSKYHSDCLDQLGPRDSYKNSSMPKTISIHLSNHSILPAQYPFHTEFILMERNTKMQYPSECVTMHVLEFDKCKADVDSLKTPLEEWWAFFMKTYKFLHADEVDLIKTFKTSEVRTALQNIEVMRFTDYELNFYDSHLRHVDMIKMEATMEMAQRMIEIGSDNQFIAKITGLEFSVIEEMRNS, from the exons atgatgaaaatcactaaaatcaGTCGTGTTCTTCATCTGCATGACCATCGTCGATTCTATTCCAGAGTACTAACACGCCGGATTCTACCATTCCATTACCTCATCTTCGAAAAGACATTTGGTCGTGACCCGGAAAGTAAACCATTATTGAAATCCCTTATTAATTCAATAGTACGAGAAGAGGATCGTATCACGAACATAGAAAAACTGAGTCTTTTGGAGAAGCAGCTCGGTTTCCACTTAGAAGCCGTACAGGAACGCGAATCGCCCGAATTGATAAAACGCTTCAATATTGAGATCCAAGTCGCACAAGACGAGAACTACGACACTCGCGCTGTCCAGTCCATGTCAAAATATCATTCAGACTGCTTGGATCAGTTGGGTCCCCGAGATTCCTACAAGAATTCCTCGATGCCGAAAACTATTAGTATACATTTATCAAACCATAGTATTCTTCCTGCTCAATATCCGTTCCATACCGAATTCATTTTAATGGAACGTAACACAAAGATGCAATATCCGTCGGAGTGTGTTACGATGCATGTACTGGAATTCGATAAATGCAAAGCTGATGTCGATTCGTTGAAAACGCCGCTGGAAGAATGGTGGGCGTTCTTTATGAAGACATATAAATTTCTACATGCAGATGAAGTAGATTTGATAAAAACCTTTAAAACCTCCGAAGTTCGTACCGCATTACAAAATATAGAAGTGATGAGATTTACAGActacgaattgaatttttatgattccCATTTGAGACACGTTGACATGATAAAAATGGAAGCAACAATGGAAATGGCTCAAAGAATGATTGAAATCGGTTCGGATAATCAGTTCATAGCCAAAATTACCGGCCTCGAATTCAGT gtaATCGAGGAAATGCGGAATAGTTAG